In Liquorilactobacillus nagelii DSM 13675, the following proteins share a genomic window:
- a CDS encoding EAL domain-containing protein: MKKNSVQEILRKCFLVYQPIMRLRNYKKNEIYNYEVLLRIEGGKKFPKEEFALLSESDEINKLYLEWLFENLRKRIQYNPDIIFCVNLSPKQCTYRSTMDVLKSLHDINQHIRIEITEHEEVIYDTSQVEAFLNEMKKLNYMTGLDDVEVGQNTLLFTLKNINKINRLKLSLLPFSLISLNSQLLLVQFWNSIAKENNLEFVVEGIDTKDKAQVFREIGIELQQGFFWGEPEIIEN; encoded by the coding sequence TTGAAAAAAAATAGTGTGCAAGAAATATTAAGAAAATGTTTTTTAGTATATCAACCTATTATGAGATTAAGAAATTATAAAAAAAATGAAATTTATAATTATGAAGTTCTTCTGCGAATAGAAGGGGGGAAAAAGTTCCCTAAAGAAGAATTTGCTTTATTGTCGGAGAGCGATGAAATAAATAAATTATATTTAGAATGGTTATTCGAAAATTTAAGAAAGCGCATACAATATAACCCTGATATAATTTTTTGTGTGAATTTGTCTCCGAAGCAATGCACATACAGGTCAACAATGGATGTTTTAAAATCGTTACACGATATTAATCAACATATACGAATTGAGATCACTGAACACGAAGAAGTTATTTATGATACTTCTCAAGTAGAAGCTTTTTTAAATGAAATGAAAAAATTAAACTATATGACAGGACTTGACGACGTAGAGGTCGGGCAAAATACACTTTTGTTTACATTGAAAAATATAAATAAAATAAACAGATTAAAATTATCTCTTTTACCATTTTCGTTGATTAGTTTAAACTCACAGCTATTGCTTGTTCAGTTCTGGAATTCAATAGCTAAAGAAAACAATTTAGAGTTTGTGGTGGAGGGAATTGATACAAAGGATAAAGCACAAGTATTTCGAGAAATTGGAATAGAGTTGCAGCAAGGCTTTTTTTGGGGAGAACCAGAAATAATTGAAAATTAA
- a CDS encoding recombinase family protein, whose protein sequence is MKIGYIRVSSKDQNLARQLERLKQVHVDKIYSEKISGKNIKERTELLKLIESISEKDILYVTSLDRLGRNADDLTKIIQAIRQKGASIQSLDLPDFSSVPDTNLRNMLTDILITVFKFQAQNERERIRERQKEGIALAKKRGVYKGRPLLYSATSPNKKRRSIYFSIKNELKKGLSIRFLANKYNISTGTVCRIKKESD, encoded by the coding sequence ATGAAAATTGGTTATATTAGGGTATCTTCAAAAGACCAAAATTTAGCTAGACAACTAGAAAGATTAAAACAAGTTCATGTTGATAAAATATACTCCGAAAAGATCTCAGGTAAAAATATAAAAGAAAGGACAGAACTTTTAAAATTAATAGAAAGTATAAGTGAAAAAGATATATTATACGTTACCAGCTTAGATCGTTTAGGCAGAAATGCAGATGATTTGACTAAAATAATTCAAGCCATTCGTCAAAAAGGGGCTTCAATACAAAGTTTAGACTTACCAGATTTTTCTAGTGTCCCCGATACAAATCTGCGAAATATGTTAACAGATATTTTAATAACCGTTTTTAAGTTTCAAGCACAAAATGAGCGTGAAAGAATAAGAGAAAGGCAAAAAGAAGGAATAGCTTTAGCAAAAAAAAGAGGTGTCTACAAGGGACGTCCACTTCTATATAGTGCTACCTCTCCAAATAAAAAAAGACGTAGTATTTATTTCTCTATAAAAAACGAATTAAAAAAGGGACTATCAATTCGTTTTTTGGCAAACAAATACAACATCAGTACTGGAACAGTTTGCAGAATAAAGAAGGAATCTGATTGA
- a CDS encoding transposase: MSKRKRYSVEFKKMIVQLYESGTSVTDLTSEYGIASATIYKWNDLYKKDNDTGVSKADLLEMQARIARLESENDILKKALTIFAKK, from the coding sequence ATGAGCAAAAGAAAGAGATATTCTGTCGAATTCAAGAAAATGATCGTTCAGCTGTATGAAAGCGGGACATCAGTCACTGATCTTACCAGCGAATATGGGATTGCCAGTGCCACCATTTATAAATGGAATGATTTGTACAAGAAAGATAATGACACCGGGGTCTCCAAGGCCGACTTGTTAGAAATGCAGGCAAGAATTGCCAGGCTGGAAAGTGAAAACGATATCCTAAAAAAAGCATTAACCATATTCGCAAAAAAGTAA
- a CDS encoding IS3 family transposase gives MKDWQSAIKVTASAHSVKEVCQTLHLCRSTYYQYQYQYQYQHQTKPEQFKRRQVLYQQIRRIYFDHRRVYGAPKVHEELLREGYHASLKLVQKLMRHLGLRSIVVKKWRYEHNNYIDQMTYPNLLKQDFKAVKPNQKWAADITYIPTKTDGWCYLATIMDLYSRKIIAHKLSRHMTTELVVNVLNQACETRTVKAGLILHTDLGSQYRSTALETALKQHAIRHSYSKRGYPYDNSVVESFHASFKKEEVYQRTYKDYHEANLAQFSYIEGFYNSRRIISADGYLTPDEKEQLVS, from the coding sequence ATCAAAGATTGGCAGTCAGCTATTAAAGTAACGGCATCAGCGCATAGCGTTAAAGAAGTCTGTCAGACGTTGCACTTATGTCGATCAACCTACTATCAGTACCAGTACCAGTACCAGTACCAGCACCAGACTAAGCCCGAACAGTTTAAGCGGCGCCAAGTTTTATACCAGCAAATCCGACGCATCTACTTTGATCATCGGCGGGTTTATGGCGCTCCTAAAGTTCACGAGGAACTTTTACGTGAGGGCTATCATGCCAGTTTGAAACTGGTTCAAAAGCTGATGCGACACCTAGGCCTCCGGTCAATTGTCGTCAAAAAGTGGCGCTATGAGCACAACAACTATATTGACCAAATGACCTACCCTAATTTGTTAAAACAAGACTTTAAAGCTGTCAAACCTAATCAAAAATGGGCTGCTGATATTACCTATATTCCGACCAAAACTGATGGGTGGTGCTATCTGGCAACCATCATGGACTTGTATTCTCGCAAAATTATCGCTCATAAATTAAGCCGACACATGACAACCGAGTTGGTTGTCAACGTACTTAATCAAGCTTGTGAAACTAGAACTGTCAAGGCTGGTTTGATTCTGCATACTGATTTGGGCAGCCAGTATCGAAGTACTGCCCTTGAAACAGCATTGAAGCAACACGCTATCCGGCACTCTTACAGTAAACGTGGCTATCCGTATGACAATTCTGTGGTGGAGTCATTTCATGCCAGCTTCAAGAAGGAGGAGGTTTACCAACGGACTTACAAAGACTATCATGAAGCCAATTTGGCTCAGTTTAGTTACATTGAAGGATTTTATAATTCTCGGCGGATCATTAGTGCCGATGGCTATTTAACTCCAGATGAAAAAGAACAATTAGTCAGTTAG
- a CDS encoding 8-oxo-dGTP diphosphatase: MDRSVKTTLTNLCLIYDDTGHVLVEDRKNPNWPGITFPGGHVEAGESMSVAAIREVFEETGLTVAELQLCGIKDWINEDGSRYLVLLYKTNNFIGKIKSSSEGKVWI; this comes from the coding sequence ATGGATCGCAGTGTTAAAACAACGTTAACTAATCTGTGCTTAATTTATGATGATACCGGTCATGTTTTGGTTGAAGATCGCAAAAACCCTAATTGGCCAGGAATTACATTTCCCGGTGGTCATGTTGAAGCTGGGGAGTCAATGAGTGTTGCGGCTATTCGTGAGGTTTTTGAGGAAACTGGTTTGACAGTAGCTGAGTTGCAGTTATGTGGGATTAAGGATTGGATTAATGAGGATGGTTCAAGGTATTTGGTCTTATTGTATAAAACCAATAATTTTATTGGAAAGATCAAGTCATCCTCTGAGGGAAAAGTATGGATCTGA
- a CDS encoding class I SAM-dependent methyltransferase yields the protein MKKSVDAPLVPLAFILFGLLGLVSAIKVGEWTNFIFPMLFLLLAAVYLHTSLIGKYRIIKKVVAGLNIEKNAQILDLGTGHGAFLIEIARHLQHPGKIIGIDIWNKQDQANNSFENTKKLIVEQQLADVSELLTADMVKLPFKGNNFNYVVASLSIHNLKPAYKRQAAIQEAFRVLKKGGRMVIIDIEHVGEYQQFLQQLGAKEINISNTGINGMYAGLFTKVLIAKK from the coding sequence ATGAAAAAATCAGTTGATGCTCCATTAGTTCCATTGGCCTTTATCCTTTTCGGTTTATTAGGCTTAGTATCTGCTATAAAAGTAGGTGAATGGACAAACTTTATTTTCCCAATGTTATTCTTACTTTTAGCGGCAGTCTATTTGCATACTTCATTAATTGGCAAGTATCGGATAATAAAAAAAGTAGTTGCGGGATTAAATATCGAAAAAAATGCTCAAATTTTAGATTTAGGAACTGGTCATGGAGCTTTTTTAATTGAAATTGCTCGGCATTTGCAGCATCCCGGGAAAATTATCGGAATCGATATTTGGAATAAGCAAGATCAAGCCAATAATTCCTTTGAAAACACAAAAAAACTCATTGTTGAGCAACAGTTGGCTGATGTTAGCGAGCTGTTGACAGCCGATATGGTCAAACTGCCTTTTAAAGGAAATAATTTTAATTATGTTGTCGCTAGTTTATCAATCCATAATCTTAAACCTGCTTACAAGCGGCAAGCAGCTATTCAGGAAGCTTTTCGGGTTTTAAAAAAAGGTGGCCGAATGGTTATAATTGATATTGAACATGTGGGTGAATATCAGCAATTTTTGCAGCAATTAGGTGCAAAAGAAATTAACATTTCTAATACTGGAATAAATGGCATGTACGCTGGGCTTTTTACAAAAGTCTTGATAGCTAAAAAATAG
- a CDS encoding DJ-1 family glyoxalase III, with product MAKVAVVFADGCEEVEGLSIVDVLRRLNVSTDMVGLTSKEVMGDHQIKLTCDKVVDDSLLDYDLVAFPGGMTGSANLRDNQKLRDLMVKRHENDHWDAAMCAAPRALARYGVLADADYTVFPGLDSETKKDAPTGNFKENITVTDTKHKVLTSRGPATAWAFAYAIAEALGVDTKQLKHAMLYDYLADTIQDSL from the coding sequence ATGGCAAAAGTGGCAGTTGTTTTTGCGGATGGTTGTGAAGAAGTTGAGGGATTAAGTATTGTTGATGTATTGCGTCGCTTAAATGTTTCAACAGACATGGTAGGCTTAACCAGCAAAGAAGTTATGGGTGATCATCAGATAAAGTTGACTTGTGACAAGGTTGTTGATGATAGTTTGTTGGATTATGATCTAGTAGCTTTTCCAGGCGGGATGACCGGTTCAGCTAACTTGCGGGACAATCAGAAGTTGCGGGATTTAATGGTTAAACGCCATGAAAACGACCATTGGGATGCTGCGATGTGTGCAGCACCACGTGCACTAGCTCGTTATGGAGTTTTAGCCGATGCCGACTATACCGTTTTTCCTGGTTTAGATTCAGAAACAAAAAAGGATGCTCCAACTGGTAATTTCAAAGAAAATATTACTGTTACTGATACGAAACACAAAGTTCTAACTAGCCGTGGACCCGCAACAGCTTGGGCTTTTGCCTATGCAATTGCTGAGGCCTTGGGAGTGGATACTAAACAATTAAAGCATGCGATGCTATATGATTATTTAGCTGATACTATTCAAGACAGTCTTTAA
- a CDS encoding dihydroxyacetone kinase transcriptional activator DhaS, producing the protein MTEIMVVANVRRQTFYDYFEDKYFLLNWFVNDSLTELIDNNLNYLLWEDIIKLTFFDIYYHKRFYLKCIKSQNEVNVPVVIANHFKVLINQLCQTMANSKEKENFTQTFSLGLANLLVDGLTTTNSVDYEIITGRATRAIRFIYDQFKLPQQNN; encoded by the coding sequence GTGACTGAGATTATGGTTGTAGCTAATGTTCGCAGACAGACTTTTTACGATTACTTTGAGGATAAATACTTTTTACTAAATTGGTTTGTTAACGATAGTTTAACCGAATTAATTGATAATAACTTAAATTATTTGTTGTGGGAAGATATCATCAAGTTGACTTTTTTTGATATTTACTACCATAAAAGATTCTATTTAAAATGCATTAAAAGTCAAAACGAGGTCAATGTTCCGGTTGTCATTGCTAATCATTTTAAAGTATTAATTAATCAACTGTGTCAGACTATGGCTAATTCAAAAGAAAAAGAAAACTTTACTCAAACATTTTCCTTAGGGTTAGCAAACTTGTTAGTTGATGGGTTAACAACTACAAATTCAGTAGATTATGAAATCATTACAGGTAGAGCCACCAGAGCTATTCGCTTTATTTATGATCAATTTAAATTACCCCAGCAAAACAATTGA
- a CDS encoding IS3 family transposase produces MNHIRKKVSIKDWQSAIKVTASAHSVKEVCQTLHLCRSTYYQYQYQYQYQYQHQTKPEQFKRRQVLYQQIRRIYFDHRRVYGAPKVHEELLREGYHASLKLVQKLMRHLGLRSIVVKKWRYEHNNYIDQMTYPNLLKQDFKAVKPNQKWAADITYIPTKTDGWCYLATIMDLYSRKIIAHKLSRHMTTELVVNVLNQACETRTVKAGLILHTDLGSQYRSTALETALKQHAIRHSYSKRGYPYDNSVVESFHASFKKEEVYQRTYKDYHEANLAQFSYIEGFYNSRRIISADGYLTPDEKEQLVS; encoded by the coding sequence ATTAACCATATTCGCAAAAAAGTAAGTATCAAAGATTGGCAGTCAGCTATTAAAGTAACGGCATCAGCGCATAGCGTTAAAGAAGTCTGTCAGACGTTGCACTTATGTCGATCAACCTACTATCAGTACCAGTACCAGTACCAGTACCAGTACCAGCACCAGACTAAGCCCGAACAGTTTAAGCGGCGCCAAGTTTTATACCAGCAAATCCGACGCATCTACTTTGATCATCGGCGGGTTTATGGCGCTCCTAAAGTTCACGAGGAACTTTTACGTGAGGGCTATCATGCCAGTTTGAAACTGGTTCAAAAGCTGATGCGACACCTAGGCCTCCGGTCAATTGTCGTCAAAAAGTGGCGCTATGAGCACAACAACTATATTGACCAAATGACCTACCCTAATTTGTTAAAACAAGACTTTAAAGCTGTCAAACCTAATCAAAAATGGGCTGCTGATATTACCTATATTCCGACCAAAACTGATGGGTGGTGCTATCTGGCAACCATCATGGACTTGTATTCTCGCAAAATTATCGCTCATAAATTAAGCCGACACATGACAACCGAGTTGGTTGTCAACGTACTTAATCAAGCTTGTGAAACTAGAACTGTCAAGGCTGGTTTGATTCTGCATACTGATTTGGGCAGCCAGTATCGAAGTACTGCCCTTGAAACAGCATTGAAGCAACACGCTATCCGGCACTCTTACAGTAAACGTGGCTATCCGTATGACAATTCTGTGGTGGAGTCATTTCATGCCAGCTTCAAGAAGGAGGAGGTTTACCAACGGACTTACAAAGACTATCATGAAGCCAATTTGGCTCAGTTTAGTTACATTGAAGGATTTTATAATTCTCGGCGGATCATTAGTGCCGATGGCTATTTAACTCCAGATGAAAAAGAACAATTAGTCAGTTAG
- a CDS encoding glycerol dehydrogenase produces the protein MRDGDKIFVSPDKYIQGAGLLERSAKYIQPFGRKIVLIADKIIWGIAGDEFSNYLEKQSFQVTKVVFQGESSADEVERITQIAKDKDAEVVIGLGGGKTIDTSKGVADKAQAKLVIIPTAASADAPTAGLSVIYDDDGTFSHYAFYTHHSNLVLMDTKIVANAPVRTLVSGIADAMATNIEAKVTAQSYGVTYNGRGGVPTLAGRAIAAACEDTLWKHAYEAVEASKQNLVTPALENVVEANTLLSGLGFENGGLAAAHAVQDGFTAVKGDIHKLTHGEKVAFGTMVELVLEGASHEKLNKYIKFYLTLGLPITLEDTNLDELTAEELYKIGKKATDPSETMSNMPFKVTPEMVINAMKSASYLAHSYADSHEIKPIFVNKALKS, from the coding sequence ATGCGTGACGGTGATAAGATTTTTGTTAGTCCTGATAAATATATTCAAGGTGCTGGTTTATTAGAAAGATCTGCAAAATATATCCAACCTTTTGGACGAAAGATTGTTTTAATAGCAGATAAAATCATTTGGGGAATTGCCGGTGATGAATTTTCAAATTATTTAGAAAAACAAAGTTTCCAAGTAACTAAAGTTGTTTTTCAAGGAGAATCTTCTGCTGATGAAGTTGAACGAATTACTCAAATTGCTAAAGATAAAGATGCAGAAGTTGTAATTGGTCTTGGTGGAGGAAAAACAATTGATACCAGTAAAGGTGTTGCGGATAAAGCTCAAGCCAAATTAGTAATTATTCCCACAGCCGCATCTGCTGATGCTCCGACAGCAGGGCTTTCAGTAATTTATGATGACGATGGAACTTTTTCTCATTATGCATTTTACACACATCATAGCAACTTAGTTTTAATGGATACTAAAATCGTTGCTAATGCGCCTGTTAGAACACTTGTTTCTGGTATTGCAGATGCAATGGCTACCAATATTGAAGCAAAAGTCACGGCTCAAAGTTATGGTGTTACTTATAACGGGCGTGGTGGTGTTCCTACATTGGCAGGCAGAGCAATTGCAGCGGCTTGTGAAGATACTTTATGGAAACATGCTTATGAAGCTGTTGAAGCAAGCAAACAGAATTTAGTTACTCCTGCTCTGGAGAATGTAGTTGAAGCTAATACGTTGTTATCTGGATTAGGTTTTGAAAACGGCGGCCTTGCAGCAGCTCATGCAGTTCAAGATGGTTTTACAGCTGTTAAAGGAGACATTCACAAATTAACTCATGGTGAAAAGGTAGCCTTCGGAACAATGGTTGAATTGGTTTTAGAGGGCGCATCACATGAAAAGCTGAATAAATACATTAAGTTCTATTTAACTTTGGGCCTTCCAATTACACTTGAAGATACAAATCTAGATGAATTAACAGCAGAGGAACTATATAAAATTGGCAAAAAAGCTACGGATCCTTCTGAAACAATGTCTAATATGCCATTTAAAGTAACACCAGAAATGGTTATCAATGCTATGAAGAGCGCATCATATCTTGCACATAGTTATGCTGATAGTCATGAGATTAAGCCAATTTTTGTTAATAAGGCTTTAAAGAGTTAA
- the dhaK gene encoding dihydroxyacetone kinase subunit DhaK, producing MKKIINDPQDVVAEMIDGMVRAYPQFVKKIPETFAMIRSDQASMKDKVGIVSGGGSGHEPTHAGFVGKGMLSAAVAGQVFTSPTPDQIYAAIKAVNTGKGVFLVVKNYSGDVMNFDMAKDMAEMDDIPVKSIVVDDDIAVENSLYTQGKRGVAGTILMHKVLGAAADQGASLDDLEQLAQQVLPHINTIAVALSAATVPEVGKPGFELAEDEIEYGVGIHSEPGYRREKIKPSKELVAELVAKLDNSLQLAKDKKYAILVNGMGATPLMEQYIFAHDVLNKLAEKSIEPAFVKVGNYMTSLDMAGISLTVFELADNKWLNYLNYPVETMAW from the coding sequence ATGAAAAAGATCATCAACGATCCACAAGATGTTGTTGCAGAAATGATTGATGGAATGGTGCGAGCTTACCCACAATTTGTTAAAAAAATACCTGAAACTTTTGCTATGATTCGCAGCGATCAAGCTTCAATGAAAGATAAGGTTGGTATTGTTAGTGGTGGTGGCAGTGGTCACGAACCAACTCACGCTGGTTTTGTTGGCAAGGGAATGCTCAGTGCGGCCGTTGCTGGTCAAGTTTTCACTTCACCAACACCTGATCAGATTTATGCGGCAATCAAGGCTGTTAACACTGGCAAAGGTGTTTTTTTAGTTGTTAAGAATTACTCTGGCGATGTGATGAACTTTGATATGGCTAAAGATATGGCCGAAATGGATGATATCCCAGTCAAATCAATTGTGGTTGATGATGATATTGCTGTTGAAAACAGTCTTTATACGCAAGGAAAGCGCGGAGTTGCTGGAACTATCTTAATGCATAAAGTCTTGGGTGCAGCAGCTGATCAAGGTGCATCTTTGGATGATTTGGAACAATTAGCCCAACAGGTTCTGCCACACATTAATACGATTGCGGTTGCTTTAAGTGCCGCTACCGTACCAGAAGTGGGCAAACCAGGATTTGAGTTAGCTGAAGATGAGATTGAATATGGAGTCGGAATTCACAGTGAACCCGGTTATCGTCGTGAAAAAATCAAGCCATCAAAGGAATTAGTGGCCGAATTGGTTGCTAAGCTAGATAATAGTTTACAACTTGCAAAAGATAAAAAGTACGCTATTTTAGTTAACGGTATGGGAGCAACCCCATTAATGGAACAATACATCTTTGCCCATGATGTTTTGAACAAATTGGCTGAGAAATCAATTGAGCCGGCTTTTGTCAAAGTTGGCAACTATATGACGTCATTAGACATGGCAGGAATTTCATTAACTGTTTTTGAATTAGCTGATAACAAATGGTTAAATTATTTGAATTATCCCGTTGAAACAATGGCTTGGTAA
- the dhaL gene encoding dihydroxyacetone kinase subunit DhaL, translating into MELTLEKYLVWMKEFAQKISEQKDYLSDLDSKIGDGDHGNNMARGLTAVNEGLKAKQPADLTTALKVTAMALISKVGGTAGPLYGTAFLEMAKLSPKTTNLGQLLKAATAGLKKRGGAQMGDKTMVDVWLPITAAVKDKQLSAEKIKQAVESTKPMEAKKGRASYLGERSIGHLDPGAVSSGYLFEALLQAGVIK; encoded by the coding sequence GTGGAATTAACTTTAGAAAAATATTTAGTGTGGATGAAAGAATTTGCGCAAAAAATTAGTGAGCAAAAGGACTATTTAAGTGATTTAGATTCAAAAATTGGTGATGGTGATCACGGGAACAATATGGCTCGTGGTTTAACAGCGGTAAATGAAGGATTAAAAGCTAAACAACCAGCTGATTTAACAACAGCTTTGAAAGTTACTGCTATGGCTTTAATCAGTAAAGTTGGTGGAACGGCTGGCCCGCTATACGGAACCGCATTTTTGGAAATGGCCAAACTCAGTCCTAAAACAACCAATTTAGGACAGTTGTTGAAAGCAGCGACGGCAGGTTTAAAAAAACGCGGTGGAGCTCAAATGGGAGATAAAACAATGGTTGATGTTTGGTTACCAATCACAGCTGCTGTAAAAGACAAACAATTAAGCGCTGAAAAAATTAAACAAGCTGTTGAAAGTACTAAACCTATGGAAGCTAAAAAAGGACGGGCTTCTTATTTAGGTGAACGTTCAATTGGTCATTTGGATCCTGGGGCCGTTTCAAGCGGTTATTTATTTGAGGCACTATTACAGGCAGGAGTGATCAAATGA
- the dhaM gene encoding dihydroxyacetone kinase phosphoryl donor subunit DhaM codes for MSYGILIVSHVPEIAAGVPKLLKQVAKDVSITAAGGTDENEIGTSLEKITQAMEENQADEVLAFYDLGSAKMNLEMAAEMTTKKVHLYDTALVESSYVAASLLQAGVDLAAVEKQLAPLKIKGDN; via the coding sequence ATGAGTTATGGAATTTTGATAGTTTCACATGTTCCAGAAATTGCGGCTGGAGTGCCCAAACTGTTAAAGCAAGTAGCAAAAGATGTTTCGATAACTGCAGCTGGTGGAACTGATGAAAACGAAATCGGAACTAGTTTAGAAAAAATCACTCAAGCAATGGAAGAAAATCAAGCTGATGAAGTTTTAGCATTTTATGATTTAGGCAGTGCTAAAATGAATTTAGAGATGGCAGCTGAAATGACAACAAAGAAAGTTCATCTATACGATACTGCTTTAGTTGAAAGCTCATACGTAGCTGCATCGTTGTTACAAGCAGGTGTTGACTTGGCAGCAGTTGAAAAGCAATTAGCTCCCTTGAAAATTAAAGGAGATAATTAA